AGATTATGATGACTATAATCCTGAGAAGGATTCAAGAATTGTAAAGAATTTTAATGTGGGAGATTTCCGAAAATTAAAACCAATGAATAAAGCTGCTTTGCAGGAGGAACTTGGTCTTGACAGAGATCCAAAGGCTATGATGATTGGTATGGTTTCCAGACTGACAGATCAGAAGGGCTTCGATCTGGTAGATTATATGATGGATGAATTATGTCAGGATGCAGTACAGATCGTAGTACTTGGAACTGGTGAAGCAAAATATGAGAATATGTTCCGTCATTTTGCATGGAAATATTCAGGAAAGGTTTCTGCAAACATCTTTTATTCAGAAGATCTTTCACATAAGATTTATGCATCATGTGACGCATTTTTAATGCCGTCTCTGTTTGAACCATGTGGATTGAGTCAGTTGATGAGTCTTAGATACGGAACTCTTCCAATTGTTCGAGAGACAGGTGGATTAAAAGATACAGTACAGCCTTACAATGAATATGAGAAAACAGGAACAGGATTTAGTTTCGCAAATTATAATGCACATGAAATGTTGAATACTGTTCGATATGCAGAACATATTTACTATGATAGAAAGCGCGACTGGAATAAGATGGTTGAGCGTGCTATGGAAGAAGATTTTTCTTGGGGAAATTCTGCAATCCAGTATCAGAATTTGTATGCAAGCCTGATTGGGGAATAGAAGCAAAGCAAGTAATATAAACACGACAGATTTAGGAGAAGGACATGAAGATAATTGATAAATTGAACGAAGATAGAATTCATATTTCGTTCGAGGTGTTTCCACCAAAAACAGATGCAGGATTTGAAAAAGTGAAAGATGCAACAGATAAAATTGCCCAGTTAAACCCGTCATATATTAGCGTTACATATGGTGCCGGCGGAGGAACAAGTAAGAATACAGCAAAGATTGCATCACACATAAAACATGAGCTTGGAGTAGAAAGCCTGGCACATCTTACGTGTGCGTCATCTACAAAAGAAGAAGTGCGACAAGTAATTGAAAATCTGAAACAGTTGGAAATTGAAAATATTCTTGCCCTTCGAGGAGATATCGTACCGGGAATGACCTTTCCAAGTGAAGACCGTTTTCATTATGCATATGAATTGGTTGAAGAGATAAAGAAACATGGAGATTTCTGTATAGGTGCCGCATGTTACCCGGAGGGACATGTGGAAAATGAACACAAAGAAGATGATATCAAATATTTAAAACAAAAAGTAGATAGTGGAGTTGATTTCCTGACAACACAGATGTTTTTTGATAATGATATTCATTATAACTTTTTGTATCGGATTCGTGAAGCGGGTATTACCGTCCCAGTTCTTCCGGGAATCATGCCGATTACTACAGCGGCTCAGATGAAACGTAGTCAGGAATTGTCAGGAACCGTATTTCCAAGAAGATTTCTGGCATTGCTGGATCGGTTTGGCGATTATCCGGATGCAATGAAACAAGCAGGAATCGCATATGCTACAGATCAGATTATCGATTTGCTTGCTAATGGAGTGAAAAATATCCATGTCTATTCTATGAATAAACCGGAAGTGGCGGCTAAAATCATGGAGAATCTTTCAGAAGTAATAAAATGTTAGGAGTATAGGATAATGGACCAACTGACAAAGGAAGCTGTCCGTTATCTTGGATATGGGAGAAATGCGGTAGATGATCAAACGCGAACAATGATTGCAGAGAGTTTTGAAATATTGCAGTCAATTGCAGGCAGAAAATCCATCTATCGCATCTTTTGTTTAGAACATCTGGGAGATAATCGGATATCATTTGGAAATTTAGAAGTACAAAGCAAGAGTCTTGCAAAAAATTTAAAAGGCTGTGATAAAATAGTAGTGTTTGGTGCTACTTTAGGAATTGGAGTAGACCAGTTGATACGTAGAACATCACTTACAGATATGGCAAAAGCAGTTGTTCTTCAAGCTTGTGCGGCAGCGTTGCTGGAAGAGTATTGTGATGAATGTCAGGAAAAAATTGAAGTGCAGATGCGAAAAGAGGGATATTATTTAAGACCGCGATTTAGTCCGGGATATGGAGATTTTTCGATTGAACATCAGTACTATATTACGAGAATGATAGACAGTGCAAAGACAATTGGATTAACCATAACAGACAGTTTGATGATGACACCAACCAAATCAGTAACGGCGGTGATCGGACTTAGC
This Ruminococcus hominis DNA region includes the following protein-coding sequences:
- the metF gene encoding methylenetetrahydrofolate reductase [NAD(P)H] codes for the protein MKIIDKLNEDRIHISFEVFPPKTDAGFEKVKDATDKIAQLNPSYISVTYGAGGGTSKNTAKIASHIKHELGVESLAHLTCASSTKEEVRQVIENLKQLEIENILALRGDIVPGMTFPSEDRFHYAYELVEEIKKHGDFCIGAACYPEGHVENEHKEDDIKYLKQKVDSGVDFLTTQMFFDNDIHYNFLYRIREAGITVPVLPGIMPITTAAQMKRSQELSGTVFPRRFLALLDRFGDYPDAMKQAGIAYATDQIIDLLANGVKNIHVYSMNKPEVAAKIMENLSEVIKC
- a CDS encoding vitamin B12 dependent-methionine synthase activation domain-containing protein, with translation MDQLTKEAVRYLGYGRNAVDDQTRTMIAESFEILQSIAGRKSIYRIFCLEHLGDNRISFGNLEVQSKSLAKNLKGCDKIVVFGATLGIGVDQLIRRTSLTDMAKAVVLQACAAALLEEYCDECQEKIEVQMRKEGYYLRPRFSPGYGDFSIEHQYYITRMIDSAKTIGLTITDSLMMTPTKSVTAVIGLSTSEENCHRQGCEACSKKDCIYRRDII